One part of the Kryptolebias marmoratus isolate JLee-2015 linkage group LG2, ASM164957v2, whole genome shotgun sequence genome encodes these proteins:
- the LOC108240877 gene encoding extracellular calcium-sensing receptor-like, with protein MAEMDFLHRVDGLNLKDKLLLVASFSHAEDPKCRQSGDAENPQLVKEGDIMLGGLFSFHTNWKERPDSYMQKPQPLQCTSLNFREFQLAQALLFTIKEINNSSDLLPGISLGYKIYDTCGSIARSVRVALALVNGNENVASPSNACLRPAHVQAIMGETSSSPSTAIATSIGPFHIPLISHFSTCACLSDKSKYPSFLRTIPSDYYQSRALAHLVKHFGWTWVGAVRSNEDYGNNGMAIFTETAVQLGICLEYSVSFFRTDPSDKIQNIIDIIKASTSTVIVTFLSHMDLDILLHEFSNHNLTGYQWVGTEAWIFDSQTAAGDKNHILDGAIGLSIPKAHVSGLKEFMLDVKPLNSTNNNLFTEFWEALFSCKFTQSQSEEIQRKCTGHEDLTGVENSFTDMSLMPIFNNVYKGVYAVAHALHNILSCNKTCDSNVQLDPFMILQHIQKANFKTKEGEEVYFNKNGDPSAKYEIINWQPGENGQVPVSVCSEKCPPGTRKVLQKGKPVCCYDCVRCAEGEMSNNTDSITCVRCPLESWSNERRDACVTKEAEFLSYEEIMGILLTTASLFGTCLTAAVAFIFFRYRKTPLVRANNSELSFLLLFSLTLCFLCSLTFIGRPSEWSCMLRHTAFGITFVLCISCVLGKTIVVLMAFKATLPGSNVMKLFGPTQQRLSVLGFTLIQVIICILWLTISPPFPSKNFREFKDKIILECALGSAVGFWSVLGYIGLLAMLCFVFAFLARKLPDNFNEAKFITFSMLIFCAVWITFIPAYVSSPGKFSVAVEIFAILASSFGLLICIFVPKCYIMLLKPERNTKKNMMGKATSKSF; from the exons ATGGCTGAAATGGACTTTCTCCATAGGGTGGATGGGCTCAACCTTAaggataag TTACTGTTGGTGGCATCTTTCTCTCATGCTGAGGATCCAAAATGCAGACAGAGCGGGGATGCCGAAAACCCTCAACTAGTTAAAGAGGGTGACATTATGTTGGGTGGACTCTTCTCTTTCCACACCAACTGGAAAGAAAGACCAGATTCCTACATGCAGAAACCTCAGCCTCTGCAATGCACCAG CTTAAATTTCAGAGAATTCCAGTTAGCCCAGGCCCTGCTTTTTACcatcaaagaaataaacaatagCTCAGACCTGCTGCCGGGCATTTCTCTTGGCTACAAAATTTATGATACCTGTGGCTCTATTGCCAGAAGCGTAAGAGTTGCTTTGGCCTTGGTTAATGGTAACGAAAATGTGGCTTCGCCTTCAAATGCATGTTTAAGACCTGCACACGTTCAGGCTATAATGGGAGAAACCTCTTCCTCTCCTAGCACAGCAATTGCTACTTCTATTGGACCATTTCATATCCCACTG atcAGCCACTTTTCAACATGTGCTTGTCTCAGTGATAAATCAAAATACCCATCCTTTCTCAGAACCATACCCAGTGATTACTATCAGAGCAGAGCTCTGGCTCATTTAGTCAAACACTTTGGATGGACTTGGGTTGGAGCTGTTAGATCAAATGAGGATTACGGCAATAATGGCATGGCAATATTTACAGAGACTGCAGTGCAGCTGGGCATCTGTCTGGAatattctgtttctttctttaggACAGATCCAtctgacaaaatacaaaacataattGACATTATCAAAGCTTCCACGTCAACAGTGATTGTCACTTTCCTCTCCCACATGGATTTGGACATATTATTACATGAGTTTTCCAACCACAACTTGACTGGATACCAGTGGGTCGGTACTGAAGCTTGGATTTTTGATTCTCAAACTGCTGCAGGAGATAAGAATCACATCCTGGATGGAGCTATAGGGCTTTCCATCCCAAAAGCACATGTTAGTGGTCTTAAAGAGTTTATGCTGGATGTAAAGCCACTAAAttcaacaaataataatttgtttacaGAGTTCTGGGAAGCATTATTCAGCTGTAAGTTCACACAGTCACAATCAGAGGAGATTCAGAGAAAATGTACTGGACATGAGGATCTGACTGGAGTGGAAAACAGCTTCACTGACATGTCACTCATGCccatttttaataatgtgtaTAAAGGAGTGTATGCAGTGGCTCATGCTCTGCACAATATTCTCAGCTGTAATAAAACATGTGACAGTAATGTACAGCTAGATCCATTCATG attttacagcACATACAAAAGGctaatttcaaaacaaaagagggTGAGGAggtttactttaataaaaatggagATCCATcagcaaaatatgaaatcatAAACTGGCAGCCAGGGGAAAATGGCCAA GTGCCTGTGTCAGTCTGCAGTGAGAAGTGTCCTCCAGGAACACGGAAAGTTCTCCAGAAAGGAAAACCTGTTTGCTGCTATGACTGTGTAAGATGTGCAGAGGGAGAAATGAGCAACAACACAG ATTCTATCACTTGTGTGAGATGTCCACTTGAGTCCTGGTCAAATGAGAGAAGAGATGCCTGTGTAACAAAAGAGGCAGAGTTTCTATCATATGAAGAAATCATGGGAATACTGCTCACCACAGCCTCTCTATTTGGAACATGTCTGACTGCTGCtgttgctttcattttcttcagaTACAGGAAAACTCCTCTTGTCAGAGCAaacaactctgagctgagcttcctgcttcttttctccttgactctgtgttttctctgctctctaACCTTCATTGGACGTCCCTCTGAGTGGTCCTGTATGCTCCGTCACACAGCTTTTGGCATCACCTTTGTTCTCTGCATCTCCTGTGTTCTGGGGAAAACAATAGTTGTTTTAATGGCATTTAAAGCTACACTTCCAGGCAGTAATGTGATGAAACTTTTTGGGCCAACACAGCAGAGACTCAGTGTGCTGGGTTTCACTCTTATACAAGTTATAATATGTATTCTTTGGTTAACaatttctcctccttttccttccaAGAATTTTAGggaatttaaagataaaatcatcTTGGAGTGTGCTCTGGGCTCAGCTGTAGGTTTCTGGTCTGTGCTTGGGTACATTGGACTTCTTGCCATGTTGTGTTTCGTTTTTGCTTTTCTGGCTCGAAAACTGCCTGATAATTTCAATGAAGCAAAATTTATCACCTTTAGTATGCTGATTTTCTGTGCAGTATGGATCACTTTTATCCCAGCATATGTCAGCTCTCCCGGAAAATTCAGTGTTGCTGTAGAAATCTTTGCCATTCTTGCTTCTAGTTTTGGACtgttgatttgtatttttgtcccAAAATGTTATATCATGTTACTAAAACCAGAAAGGAACACAAAAAAGAATATGATGGGGAAAGCAAcatcaaaatcattttaa
- the LOC108240878 gene encoding extracellular calcium-sensing receptor-like, translating to MGDAEIPQLSKGGDIMLGGIFYFHNNWKNTENSYTQKPLPLECISLNFREFQFVQAMRFAIEEINNSTDLLPGISLGYNMYDTCSFIVRGIKVALALNNDNENVSAFEDPCTRPVKVQAIIGPSSSSSSMAIATVLGPFHIPLISHFATCACLSDKLKYPSFLRTIPSDYYQSRALAHLVKHFGWTWVGAIRTSDDYGNNGMATFTESAQQLGICLEYSVSFFQTDSTEKIQKIIDIIKASTSKVIVTFITPPAMDVLIQELSNQNLTGYQWVGSEAWIFDSQIAAMDKNHILDGAIGLFIPKAHVSGFKEFMLDVKPLNSSNNDLFREFWQALFSCKFKHSQSKQIQTECTGHEDLTDMKNSFTDMSLMPIFNNIYKGVYAVAHALHSILKCNKTCNNSVQLEPFTILQHIRKSHFKTKEGEEVYFNENGDPAAKYEIINWQPNENGTVNFVSVGLYDASLPADKHLNLQNKTLHWAKSSKQVPVSICSEKCPPGTRKVLQKGKPVCCYDCIRCAEGEINNITDSITCVRCPSESWSNERRDACVAKMADFLSYEEVMGILLTTASLLGTCLTAAVAFIFFRYRKTPLVRANNSELSFLLLFSLTLCFLCSLTFIGRPSKWSCMLRHTAFGITFVLCISCVLGKTLVVLMAFKATLPGSNVMKLFGPTQQRLSVLGFTLVQVIICFLWLTISPPFPSKNFKQFKDKIILECALGSALGFWSVLGYIGLLAMSCFIFAFLARKLPDNFNEAKFITFSMLIFCAVWITFIPAYVSSPGKFSVAVEIFAILASSFGLLICIFVPKCYIMLMKPEKNTKKSMMGKGAPKHN from the exons ATGGGAGATGCTGAGATCCCTCAACTGTCTAAGGGTGGAGACATAATGTTAGGGGGAATCTTCTACTTTCACAACAACTGGAAGAACACAGAGAACAGTTATACACAAAAACCCCTGCCACTTGAATGCATCAG TTTAAACTTCAGAGAGTTCCAATTTGTTCAGGCCATGCGTTTTGCCATTGAGGAAATTAATAACAGTACAGACCTACTTCCAGGCATTTCTTTGGGATATAATATGTATGATACATGCAGTTTCATTGTCAGAGGCATAAAAGTTGCACTTGCATTGAACAATGATAATGAGAATGTGTCAGCATTTGAAGACCCATGTACTAGGCCTGTAAAAGTGCAAGCCATAATTGGACCAAGCTCCTCTTCTTCTAGCATGGCAATAGCTACTGTTCTTGGACCATTTCATATTCCATTG ATTAGTCACTTTGCTACATGTGCTTGTCTCAGTGACAAATTAAAGTACCCATCCTTTCTCAGAACCATACCCAGTGACTACTATCAGAGCAGAGCTTTGGCTCATTTGGTCAAACACTTTGGATGGACTTGGGTTGGAGCCATTAGAACCAGTGATGATTATGGCAATAATGGCATGGCAACATTCACAGAATCTGCACAGCAGCTGGGCATCTGTCTGGAatattctgtttctttctttcaaacagactcaacagaaaaaatacaaaagataaTTGACATTATCAAGGCTTCTACTTCAAAAGTGATTGTTACTTTTATTACTCCCCCAGCCATGGATGTGCTAATTCAGGAGTTGTCCAACCAGAACTTAACAGGGTATCAGTGGGTTGGCAGTGAGGCCTGGATATTTGATTCTCAAATTGCAGCAATGGATAAGAATCACATCTTGGATGGAGCTATAGGCCTTTTTATCCCAAAAGCACATGTCAGTGGCTTTAAAGAGTTCATGCTGGATGTAAAGCCACTGAATTCATCAAACAATGACTTGTTTAGAGAGTTCTGGCAGGCATTATTCAGCTGTAAGTTCAAGCATTCGCAATCAAAACAGATTCAGACAGAATGTACTGGACATGAAGATCTGACTGacatgaaaaacagttttactgatatgTCCCTCATGCCTATTTTCAACAATATTTACAAAGGTGTTTATGCAGTGGCCCATGCTCTGCACAGTATTCTCAAGTGTAATAAAACCTGCAACAACAGTGTGCAGCTTGAACCATTTACA ATTTTGCAGCACATTAGAAAGAGTCACTTCAAGACAAAAGAAGGAGAGgaggtttattttaatgaaaatggagATCCAGCAGCAAAGTATGAAATTATAAATTGGCAGCCAAATGAAAATGGCACTGTgaactttgtttctgttggaCTTTATGATGCATCGTTGCCTgcagacaaacatttaaatctacAAAATAAGACTCTCCACTGGGCAAAGAGCTCAAAGCAG GTTCCTGTGTCAATTTGCAGTGAGAAGTGTCCTCCAGGAACACGGAAAGTTCTCCAGAAAGGAAAACCTGTTTGCTGCTATGACTGTATAAGATGTGCAGAGggagaaataaacaacattacag attctATCACCTGTGTGAGATGTCCCTCGGAATCCTGGTCAAATGAAAGAAGAGATGCCTGTGTAGCTAAAATGGCCGACTTTTTATCATATGAAGAAGTTATGGGAATACTGCTCACCACAGCTTCTTTACTAGGGACATGTCTGACTGCTGCTGTGgctttcattttcttcagaTACAGGAAAACTCCTCTTGTCAGAGCAaacaactctgagctgagcttcctgctgcttttctccttgactctgtgttttctctgctctctgaccTTCATTGGACGTCCTTCTAAGTGGTCCTGTATGCTCCGTCACACAGCTTTTGGCATCACCTTTGTCCTCTGCATCTCCTGTGTTCTGGGAAAAACTTTGGTGGTTTTAATGGCGTTTAAAGCTACACTTCCAGGCAGTAATGTGATGAAACTGTTTGGGCCGACACAACAGAGACTCAGTGTTCTGGGTTTTACTCTTGTACAAGTTATCATATGTTTTCTCTGGTTAACgatttctcctccttttccttctAAGAACTTTAAgcaatttaaagataaaatcatcTTGGAGTGTGCTCTGGGCTCTGCTTTAGGCTTCTGGTCTGTGCTTGGGTACATTGGACTTCTGGCCATGTCgtgtttcatttttgcttttctggcTCGGAAACTGCCTGATAATTTCAATGAAGCAAAGTTTATCACCTTTAGCATGTTGATATTCTGTGCAGTATGGATCACTTTTATCCCAGCATATGTCAGCTCTCCTGGGAAATTCAGTGTTGCTGTAGAAATCTTTGCCATTCTTGCTTCTAGTTTTGGACTgctgatttgtatttttgtcccAAAATGTTACATCATGTTgatgaaaccagaaaaaaatacaaaaaagagtATGATGGGAAAAGGGGCACCAAAACACAattaa